TGTGTGATCAAATCAAACTTCAATATGAGTTGCACAAACTTTATAAATGGAGTTAATGTTAATCTCTACACTCCATAAAATGTTTGTGCACTCCGTTTCCCCTATACTAAAGTCGCAAATGCCCTTTTACCTAATATCaactcagttcagttcagtttagttccgTTAAGGTTCATTCActaattcagttcaattcaggtCCTATCCGTTCAGTTTGGTTCCGTTCAATACTTCAATTAGTTTCATCCTAAAAGAATAGGGGTGAAGTCTCAAATCCACTTCAAAACATACCATAGACATACATCCTAAATTAAGGAACTCTTAATCATACCATTCAACTATCACATCACACAATACAAAATTCAAGCTACACAACTTAATCATACAAAAACcaaccaaaaataaaatattttaaaaactaAATCACCAACACCAAAAGCATCAATACAAAAATAATTTGGTACATAACTAAATTATGCATCAACTATCACATCACATACCACCAACAATAAAACAACATTAACTAAACAACAAATAAAACTATATTTAAATTACCTTAATCAACAAAATTTGTGATTAAGAAAGCTTCAATTACGTGCCATTCGTAATCGAAAAGAATCCGAAATCATTCCGATAAatccaattaattaaattaatcgacACCATTGATAGCAGCATCATTACGTACATCACTGGAAAACGCCAAAATCGGACCTGAAAATTTGCAACACAAAGTTGCTATATGATTATGAATTATATAGATTGAAGTGAAAACTTGAATTACCAAGAAATTTAGGCGAATTGGGCAAAATCAATTGAAAATACCAAACGCAGCAATTTTTCCGGACACCAACATGAATAAACAAGTTAAAGACAGGAAAATCATACCAGAGGCGCAAAGAACTCGGAAAAATAATTAAGAATAAGAGTGGTTTTGAGAAAAATTggggaagaaattagggtttcgccGATAATCGGAAGGTATAATTGGGGATACAAATTCGGGGAAATTGGCGGGAACTCGTTATTCTTTTTTCTGGTCCCATCTCTTCATTCAAACACACAGTCACATAGACGTAGAAATATTGAACTGTCTAGTGTCTAGACGTCTAGTGGCCTAGTGGGGACATAAAAAGTTCGGTTCGATTCGAGTCAGCTCTGATCGGTTTGGTTCGCTAAGTACTTTTTACAATAGCTAAATTATAAATTAATAAGAAACTGTTTCATATTTAAATATCCGTATTTTAGAATAATTTTTATGAGAATTCATTTTTTCAGATgagtaaaaaattataaaaaggaGATAATTATATCTAAAAGAGAGTACAAAGTACGAATTACTCATATGATTATAGTATACTATGatcagtggtggagctagggggggGCTAGCAGAGGCGGTCGCCCCCCCTGAcggatgaaattttcgaattttttagttaaattttcgaatttttttcgaatgtaccttatgaaattagtcgttcgcccccCCTAAATTTTTTCGCCccccctaagttcaaatcctggctccgccactgactATGATACAAGTGTAATTTGTACTATAGTTGGATAGGAAAACCATTGCTGGGCAAGAACCTGGGAAATACGGATGGACACGCCTTTTTACTAGTGGTCGCGTGTTGAACATTGTGTCCGACACATACACTGATACGAGTGGGACACACAAGAAAACGTCCTGGACACGTTAAATAATTTGTTAAGAACTTATTCTCTCATAATGCGAATTTAATGTTTTTTTGGAAGGGATATGCTAGATTAATGTTAATAACCAAACAATTTTCTTGTGCTTAATCATAAGTGActatttttatgctttttttttcgTTATAGATAATTTTTTGCATACATTATTTTGAAGTTTTGAGGCTAAAAATATAATTTCATTCACTACAATTACTCGAATATGTGctcaataattaaaaaaaagacCGGTAATTGTCTTAACATTGAAATATTATCCAAGAAAATAAAAGCACTCAATCGTACGTATAATAAACAAATATTTATGTTTACTTTACAAATGTACATACGTACCAAGCAAAAATACCACACACCAAACATAATTTGACGTGATCCTCTTAAAAAATGATCATATTCAACGTACAACACTTTTTTCCACTACATTTTAATTATAATATGACTAACATACATCAAAAAAATCAAGTGGAATATCAAAATTCATCAAATTTTGACAATAACTATCAATCTCATTCTCGCTGCTACTACTGTTACTACTGCTGTTGTTGTGAATTTCCGAGTTTGAGTTTAATGGGGTCTCTTGGCTTGTACAAGGTGTCGATAAAAGCGAAGGAAGCCcttggtggttgttgttgttattgttgttgttgttgtcatctAATTGGAAGTCCGGCGTGTTCAATAAGTAGTCAGCAATCATTTGACAATTTGTATCATATCGACCGTTGTTTTGTTGTTGGACGTTATTATCACAATGTTGTTCCATAGGACTTGTTTCCGGTCCAAAGTTTTGTGTGTCGAAGTGAGGGATTGTTGTATTGTATTGATCGAAATTGGGTTGAATCGCTTGTGGAGCTTCAATATGGTTGCTAGTTTGCATGATTGGGTCGAATTGAGTTTGGGTTGAGGCGGGATTATTGATATTTTGATTTGCTAGAAGGTTTTGTAAAATAAAGTTcgggttttggttttggttttggttttggtgttGTGTTTGGTTCGGTGATAGAAGCGCGGCTAACCTTAGGAGGTCGGGATTAACCAGACTCTGTAAATTAAGTAAATTTAGCAAGTTGAACTGAGAAGAGTTCTGAAGAGGGGAGTTGAAAATAGAAGGAAGGTTTAGTAAGTCGATACGACGGGTATGGGTCACAGGGTCGATTCCCATCCGAAGCAATCTTTTCCTGATGTGGGTATTCCAGTAATTTTTAATCTCATTATCTGTTCGCCCAGGTAATTTAGCCGCAATTGCTGACCACCTATAGAAAGAGCCAAAGAAAAAATTAAGCATAAGAAAAATGAGTCATATTGTACTTTTTAGATACAAAATTTATAAAGAGTATGATTGAACTTACTTATTGCCTAAAACACTATGTAGCTGAATTattgcttcttcttcttcaaatGTAAATCTACCTCTCTTGATATCGGGTCTGAGATAGTTGGTCCATCGAAGTCTACAACTCTTTCCACACCTTTGAAGACCTATGTAAAAACATaaacatcattattattattcattgaTCAATAAGTATGACAATGATCGACGAGTATCAGTAGTATCAAATGGTTGAGACTCAGTCAATGATATAGTTCAGGAATAAACGCAAATTGAACATATTAGACattattttagctaaatgaaaagTCAATAAACGCTAATATTCATGACTTGAGTTTGAAACCTGTTAATATATCGAAAAAAATGCACAAACTTACCGGCTTTCTTAGGGAGAACTCTCCAATTACCGGCTCCATGTTCTTGAATAAAATCAATGAGTTTTTGATCTTCCTCAGGTAACCATGGACCTTTCTTCAACCCGTCTTTATCACAACACGGTGCTCGTCCCATTTTTCGTCGTAAAACCGAGAGTTTTTTTTTTACTATAGTTTGGTTTAAGTATGTCCCAAGTTTTCTTAGCAAGGTAAGAGAAGAAAGCTCAAAGTTTGTGGTGTAAGTTTCGTATGCATgggaaaatgtatatatatatacgtgaaaaatttgagaaaacTTGTAGATAGAAGTCAACAAGATTTGTTGCCGTCCTCTATTTGTCACACACGTTACGTGTCCTTCTTCTTTGGGAAAATTGGGACGTCATAAGGTGAATTTTTAGCGTAATCAAACTTAATAATAGTATAGAAAATATATATTAACACAAAACTCGAATATTTTACAATAATTAGTTTTCTAGAACTTCCATTTTGAATATGATAATATTATAGGAAAAATTAACACAAAACTCGACGATGAGAATTTTGTAGATGAGAatattttacgataaatgttcaTAAAAGGgagagtttaaaaaaaaaaatataaattatcGACGATGAGAATTTTGTAGATGATAGACTTACAATAATACTTTGTTGGTGTGTGCCGCGTGAATAAATTAATGTAATTATATATACtgtattaatttttatttgaaaTAACCAAAAGACCTTTTATTCTTTGATTTTATGTATTAATTCAATTGAATTGTTTGCGCTTCTTTCTATCGTGAATTATTTGTCATTCTATTCAATctcaatacaattttttttttcaaatggaCTATAAGGGCGGTGCAATATTGGGCATGAAAGATTCGAACCTGTAACATATTATGGTCAACTATACCTCCTTAATTCCTTATGTAACGTTTAGGTTAAGACATTTTCGATATTCAATAACAATTTATCTAAGCTACTAAGAATCGTCCAACATCTTTAGAGCCCTAAAAGTAGCGTAAAATGGTGATATGGTAATGGTGGTTGTATATATTATGTCACACTTGCTATAAAGAGTACATGTTTCATGCAAGAACAATTCTTCATTTCATAttacacaaagtagagacatgattTTAAGCCACGTATGTACCTTTATATGGATTACTTAAGTTTATTTTTAAGTGCAAATACTAACAACTATTTAGCCAAATTTACGTAAGCGAATCTATAATTTTATACTTGAAGCATTATTTTCTGTATGAATGCATGATAATGCAGCATCATGTAATAGATTTTGGCATAGGTGTATATCATTGTTACACTTACACATATATAAGTGTTATTTAATAATAGAAGTTGGAAGAGAGGCCAATGAGCCTATGTCACTTAGCGGTAGAGACGGTAAAAATTGACCCGAACTGAATAACTTGAAACCAAACCCACTCGATTGCACCAAAAAATAGGATAAATCGAAATCGGTCCGAATTGAGCCCAGTTAAATCGATAGTTAATAACCACCTCATTTTTAGCAACCCGACCCAGTTTGAGATTGACACCTCAAGATCCATTTAATTTTACCATAAAATTTCCGTGTTAAACAAGAATTTGGGATAGAAAACGGTGTAAACCCGCGGGAGAGTTCTATCTCATTTGACTCCACCCGGTGGAGGACTCGCTAACAAATTAAACTTGCTTAATAGGTCTGAAAAAGTCCGATTATCATCCATCTTACATTTTTCACTTAAAACTGAAGTAGATACATATATACACCTATTGCACTGTATTAACCTAATGTTCGGATTTTTCAATATTACCTCGCGTTTTCTGGTGAGATACTAAGATTTTTCATTTTAGGGCTCAAAATATGAACTTTTTTCTTATATTAAAAATATTCGAATCTAATATTTAGACGTACACCGCCCCTAGATACATCTAACCGAGTTTGAGCAACATATGGAATTAAATCCAAATGTATGAAAGATAGTACACACATACTTATCCAATCTAGTTAAAATCACAACTTGCAAGCTCTTTTAGAAGCTTTTTAGTCTTCCATACCATAGTGTAACCAGTTTGTAAAGCATATAAAAGTCTTGATCACATACAATTATGCACTCTAAAATCAATTTATGGTGGCAAGTAAAGAAAAATAAGCCCTGTAAAGCCGACCAACCCAATTATTAGGATTAACTTATTAATCATAACAATGACTCGATCATAAAGTTGCCTCTTATCATTttgactttttattttttttctaattCAAAGACCAGAAATTATGATTTTGACTTTTTTGATTATCAAGTTAGAGAGTTACACTTAATCCAATCATGCAATTACTATAAAGTTTAAAACTTCACTTTACAATTTTTTATGTTATAAAGTCAGTATATTCCAAGAGTAAAGTTTTCACACTAAAGGTCAACTTTTACTGCAAAACAaggtattgttattgttataaatGTTATTAGTCTAGTAGTGTAAAAAGTGATTTTATCATGTTTAGCACAAAAGTTATATTCTATGGAGCATATAATATCGACATCACAAGCAAATTCTCATTTCAGACAGGTAGTATTTGGTTAAAATTGAAATGAATAAAATATAATCATTTTACCATAGAATGTTAATCTTTCCTGATAAAAAGTTTCTACCAGTTGACTGttaaaaagtaataataattttagttattaacttttttttttacataATCATCTTTTATTATAAAACTGTGACATTTGAACTCTAACTTACTACTCCGTACAATCTTAATTACTTAGGATTTGCTATTGAGGTAAAAACGATAATATTAACAAGCGATCCTAACAATTATATTTTTACAATGCTAACAATTGATAAGCAACGAAGTTCGCTACAAAAATGGTGTTTAACGATTATTTATCAAGTTACTCACGACACTTAATTGCTTACAAAATCCTTAAAACTTTTAAAAAATACTCCATAGTACAAATAATGTACGTACCGTAAGCTTAATTGCATATATGTTCAACATGAATAATGTAATTATTTAGAAGGGCATAATATgataatcaaattaattagggtACAAATCGACACTAATCCGAGACACGTATGATAaaacaattaaactaatttaGCTTAAGATATTGAGACAGCACCATATGACGATCTATTGTTCCCTATCTCGTAGCCATTGTTTTAATTAATACGAAGAATTAAGTGACTTATTATATTGATAATCAAGTTAGAATTAACGTTAATCATCTGTGTTATCTCAGCATAATTCTATTCTTTTCTTAACTATCTCAAACATACCATTCCAATTAAAGTATGATTTTTCAATAATGTTCAATTATACGTATTGATGCCATTTTATGATATACGTATAGAGTAGTCGTATATACGTCTCACTAGACTAGGGAAGAACTCTTATACTTCATTTTGCTTAAAATGGATTTTTGTATGCAAAATTAACAATTAAATGTTGTAATTAGAAAAAACTGTTTTTCTAACGTATGCATGCCCCGGTTCGTATTCCAATATTTCATGAGATTTATTAGGATCTAATTTTATCAATTAATATGATTAGTGTAATTTCATAGATTCTACAACCAGTTATAGTGCAACTAATTGTGTAGTTTCTGagttttataataaagttttcaaattttattttaaagattagtataaggttcACTATAATTTTTCTGATATCGTTCACTTAAAAACTAAATATTCAGCTAAAAAAAGCtacaatataactcaaaaacTATATAAATTCAGTTAATTTTGAGTTTTGACGTCAAAAAATGAAAATGTAACTTACAAACTTTGCTCGAAAAAAATACAAATTAGCTCAGTTACTAAAAGGGTCTGATATACCACATTATATGAGTATTCTCTATATTTGTGTAAAACCGACTTATACAAAACTGACTAAGGGTTGGCATATATATTCTCAAATTATCTAATTGAAGAGTACACGTTGGTGTATAGTTAGTTATTACAAGGACAAAATACGaatattttgtaattaattaatctaCTTCCTTGAGAGTTTAACACACGTTTTCAAGTTTCCAGAATCAATTTGGTAATCTAACATAACATTTTGACTATTGTGTGCGTAGTCCGTACCGTTAACATTTTAACGATGATTTGTCACCCTTTAAAAAAACACTTATTACATCAGTTCGGTACACTTGTTAACGGGAGAATAAGCAACTGTGCAGCTCGTATCAAGTAATTATTCACCAATCAACCAATAATCATCAGTCAAAGATGCCCTTATTTTGTTGTTTTCTTACAATCATTCTATAGGGTAACTATTACAAGGACAATATTATCCAAGTTATGTATCTCGGGCTGGGCGGGTCAAAGGGCGGGCCAAGAAGGAGTTGCTGGACCCAGACACAGCCTGAGTAGGGATGAGTCGGGTCGGGCCTGGTGAAGGTGGCCCCGGAACCGATCAACATGAAGTAGCTAGGTTATAGGGGCGAGCTGGGGTATGATATGCTGGACCCAGGCACGACCCGTGGTAGAGGACGGGTCGGGCCTGGCCTGGCCCAGGCCAGCTGGGTCGGATAAAAAACGACATGATTGGCGGGCTCGAGGTGGGTGGATCGGGCTGGCCCTGAGCTTTTACCACCCCTAATATATACTTATGCTAAAAGTTGAAATTTTCTGGTGAACGAGTTttcataataaataaatataatttttttttttaaaactttagTGTTAAGTTCTTACTCCATATTTCTTCTATATTGTTTGAATATAATTTTAATCGTCAAATAATGTTGACTTTTATCAATATTTTACCCTAACTAATTTACATTATTTGTCACAACCTTCTAGAAAGAATCATCTGAACATAGTTGGACCGGTGAAGCATTCAAATTCCATAAATATTTAGAGGAAATTTATGATCAAGGTTAATACTATATTTAATTAGAGTATTGATTAACTAATAAGGTCGAGACTAAGGTAAGGATGTACTAATTAATTAAGATATACGGAGTACTAATTACCATAAAGTAGTCTAATTAGCAAGAAGGGTCCATGTTATTTAGGCTTTTCATTCCAAAGACAAAAATTCCAAAGTcaaataatattttaatttatgtctATTGAAGTGACCTTGATTTTCTACTATTGTAACAACCCCAACCTCCACACTATGTCCATCCATGCTTTAACTTGTCCATATTGAACTTCTTCTCTAGCTTCTATATGTTGACATatgaaattaaactaattatatcACTAATTATTACGAGTACTTTGTAATATTTGTACTCTATCTACCTTAAAGTGATAACTACCTTCCTATATGATCTCCTAGTTGTCCGTTTTTTAACTTCCTAATTCTTTTAATTAAGAAGTGATTTTTTAGTTCGTTTATTAAGCACTAAGCAATTAAATGGCCACCGAGTATTGTATTATATATAATCCAGATCAAAGATGGAACGAATCACAAGCCGTTCAGGTTTTGTTACTGGCTAGCTTTTTGGGAAAAAAATTACACAATAACTTTTCTGTTCGAAAAATATCTGTGATTAGAGATATAGATAAAATTAATGTTTCGGTTTcaggtaaaatttgaacctaacTAGCTTTGTTCCTGCTCTAGATGGCCCAAATCTTATATGCATTATTGATAATGAATTATATGTATACCATGGCTATACAATACTTGAACTTGGCTAAAAATGTGGATTAAGGGTGTGACGAAGTTGAGATTGAAATATAATCAAAAGAGTTCATCACGTTTTTGGTCAATATAAGTTTTCTGAGAGACTGTTTTACCTAGAACACACTAAAAACTAAGGAAAAAAAGCAAGTACATGATATGTAAAAGGTCTCGTGATAAGATAATTATCATAAACCGTCCCAAAACAAGTAAGTGTATGACGAGTATGAATGAAGATAAGTAATACGGAGTAATTTTTACATTTAATTAGATTTTATGTAAAGCATGGTTGATATACAATATGGTTGATTGGGGTAACTTGTCCAATATTTAGGGCATCTTATAATACGAGCTTATGTGTATAAAATTAGGTACGATTAGAAATTGTCGTTAGTTTCTTGTTATGTAAGCTGCTCAATGTCTGCAACAAACATTTGAATATTGACCATAAAATcatccaatttttttttattaatcatGCAAAATCGTTATAACACTATATACGTAAGATATCCATGCAAAATTATTTATTTCTACGTAGTCACCTATCTACTACTCCaataaataataatgaaataaataaataatagtgTATCATGATCAACGAATTATAATAAGAAAAATTGCATGGTAGAGGGAATATATTAGACTTTTATGCATTTGTTGTATTTCACGTAAGCATAGAACGACACTTGGAAGAATGTAGAAAAGgtaatgaaaattaaatataataataaataaataatagatCGATGAATTTGATAATACTTAATTTCGGTACCATTCTTTCTGATGTTATTAGATGGTTTGATGTTAAATCCCATGAATTAACGATTGAAAAATACATATGAGCAGTGGTGAAGCTAGAATTTGAAATCAATGGAGGTTGAAAATTCTTAGTAGGGACAACAGGTAATGGTATAAGGCGACCTTGAAAATAAATCCAAATTCTTCGAAGTTTTCATGTGTCTGTAGGGACCGAGTGCCCTACTAACCCCCTTGCTCCACCACTACATAGGAAAGGGTAAATGTCGTTATCTCATTATCTATAGGATTTGTGGCTAATTCAAGAGCACATATTTTCTTAAAAGTATATGTTTATCGACAATAATCAATAGTTTGACATATAGTTATGGTTTAGTTGCAATCAACAAGTAAATAAACCAACTCTACCAAATTTTTAAAGTAGGTAACAATATTCTAAAAAATgatgtaataataataacagcAAGGCACTTAAAAATCAAGTAACGTAACATATATACTTCATACTAATGTATTTCTGTATGAAAGGGAATATGGTGTTTAAGGTTCGAATTCCGCTCCTCCAATATTGTATCATATCTatagctcaatttttttttttttttttccgtcaaaTGAGCTCGTTATAGGTAGAAATAGATATAGGTTTCATATGTAGCTCATTTGacgacacaaaaaaaaaaacactaattTCAACCAATTAGTTAAGCCCCTCTTTGTTTCAGCCCTTTCAGGTTGCAATATTTTCTGGTCCTggtgggtcgggtttgggtcgggttagCCTTGCCAATTGTTAATCACAACGACATAAGCAAACTAGGATTCATACAATCCTATACTTACTAAAATACGGTGCTTTCTTAATCACACACTATGTATACGGAGTATAATCGATAGAGATTGAGATTTCCTAATCTCAATAGAGTGACGAGTATTTATAATACCTTGTTTACAAAGAAATTGTAAGTACCAAAACCCTAACTAGCAATAATAGGAACGTAGTCAACAACTCGGATCATCGTCGTCTAACACTAAACCCTAAATTTTCTTATCGTCTCATCAAACTAACACCTCCAAGTCTCCAATGGCTACCATACCCATCGACGTACTATACTCATGCATATTCCCTAGATTACCGGTCAAAACCCTAACTCGTTTCAAATCCGTCTCCAAAAGCTGGCAAACAATAATCTCTTCCCGTGAATTCATCCacctccaccaccacaacaccctaTCCTCGGACGCCAATCGCCTCATCGTATTCGTGAATTGTGCCTTACATGAATTCCAAattcaggaacttgactctccctTGTCCCCATCTTTACACTTGTATAACCCTAAACCCGCATCTAGATCAATGTCCATCCGCGGCTCTTGCGAATTTTTCCTATTGGTAGACTTTATGTATGGCATCGTTGGCCTCGTCTTGCTGAACCCATCTACCAGTAGGTATTACAAAATTCCTTACCCTCCTCCTTACGATAGTGGCATTGAACGTTATGGGATATATCTCGACGAGGCCAACAATGACTATAAAGTTGTTAGAATAACTCAATACGTAGAAATAAACATAGAAGTTATGGAAGTTATGGTTTATAGTCTCAAAACTAACAAGTGGAGATTAATTGAGCGAACGGTGGAGAAATGTTACGCATGGTGCAGTGTCGTAATCGGACATTTACTCCATATAGTTTTCGGACTTGGCTATACTATGTCCAAAAAGAGAATCGGTTGTTTCGACATACTTGCTGAAAAGTGGACTACTGATGTTCCAATGCCTGAAATAAATGTCAATAGATTGATCAAGTTAGCCGTACTTGACGGGTTACTATGTGTTACAACAGTGGACAGTGTGTGGGTTATGAAAGAGTATGGCGTTAAAGATTCTTGGTTCAAATTAATGAGCATCATCGCTTCTGACGATATTTGGGATTGGCCTAGAACTACTCCAATTGCTTTCCGCAAAGGATCACAAGACGAGGTATTATGTATAAAATATGGTAATtctaagttggaatatatttggTACAACGTTAGAGAAAAGAAAGCCACTACGGCTTCAATTGAAGGTAATTATGGGTATATTTGCAAAGGAAGCCTTGTCGATTTTCCTGGTGGCCGAAACATGCATGAAACTATATCAGCCTAAACAATAGGAAGAA
This sequence is a window from Silene latifolia isolate original U9 population chromosome 8, ASM4854445v1, whole genome shotgun sequence. Protein-coding genes within it:
- the LOC141597530 gene encoding transcription factor MYB41-like, with the protein product MGRAPCCDKDGLKKGPWLPEEDQKLIDFIQEHGAGNWRVLPKKAGLQRCGKSCRLRWTNYLRPDIKRGRFTFEEEEAIIQLHSVLGNKWSAIAAKLPGRTDNEIKNYWNTHIRKRLLRMGIDPVTHTRRIDLLNLPSIFNSPLQNSSQFNLLNLLNLQSLVNPDLLRLAALLSPNQTQHQNQNQNQNPNFILQNLLANQNINNPASTQTQFDPIMQTSNHIEAPQAIQPNFDQYNTTIPHFDTQNFGPETSPMEQHCDNNVQQQNNGRYDTNCQMIADYLLNTPDFQLDDNNNNNNNNNHQGLPSLLSTPCTSQETPLNSNSEIHNNSSSNSSSSENEIDSYCQNLMNFDIPLDFFDVC